In Nostoc sp. CENA543, a single genomic region encodes these proteins:
- a CDS encoding VgrG-related protein, which translates to MPGVSYIPEPLLQIDNTDASKELIEDILQISVEESLHQPGMFTLVIRNDYFPGKTTETTWKHQSLFAIGKKIKIGFVSSTTENAEFQDVEQGYVLEGEITAIETEFTPESQAPIVIRGYDISHRLHRGRYNRSFQNVTDSDVVTQIAGETSITTGTITTTTPVHEYIFQENQTNMEFLRERAARIGFELYVQDGKLNFRQPTQNQTLSLKWLKDIHSFRVRVTSAEQVSSVEVRGWDYSTKKSIVSTATTEQVITSTDNGKGSLSSKKFTIQPKMIVVDQPVFSTAEAQKIAQALCNELGGEFVYADAKGEGNPLIRTGKVIKLTEMGNYSGSYYVTETRHLFQKRKYTTEFSVRGLRPGDLFATLTPQQHLQPGQTLLVGIVSNNKDPKGWGRVRVKFPTLTEEHESNWARVVSVGAGPGRGFDCLPEVNDEVLVAFEHGDIHRPYVIGGVWNGTDAPPESVNDTIVDGKVRLRTFKTRVGHKLQFVEEDKGTKKGVYLQTIGGHNFRLNDSDKFVELETTGGHKYRADDSDKTISLNSTGDIAVKSGTTGTTKKISVNGGEIALTATQKISLTVGGTSIELTPSGITMRTTGTVSIQAGSSMSVQSGGSLSVTSGASISASAGASISASAGASVSINGAATVGIMGGIVRLNC; encoded by the coding sequence ATGCCCGGAGTCAGTTACATCCCCGAACCCCTATTGCAAATTGATAATACTGATGCTTCAAAAGAATTAATTGAAGACATTTTGCAAATCTCTGTAGAAGAGAGTCTCCATCAACCAGGGATGTTTACCTTAGTCATTCGTAATGACTACTTTCCCGGAAAAACGACTGAAACTACCTGGAAACATCAAAGTTTATTTGCTATTGGCAAAAAAATCAAAATTGGCTTTGTTTCCAGCACCACAGAAAACGCAGAGTTTCAGGATGTAGAACAGGGTTATGTATTGGAAGGGGAAATCACTGCTATAGAAACTGAATTTACACCTGAATCACAAGCTCCGATTGTGATTCGGGGTTATGATATTTCTCACAGATTACATCGGGGACGTTATAACCGTTCTTTTCAAAACGTCACTGATAGTGATGTTGTCACCCAAATTGCAGGTGAAACAAGTATCACAACCGGCACAATAACTACCACAACTCCCGTTCATGAATACATCTTTCAAGAAAACCAAACTAACATGGAATTCTTGCGAGAAAGAGCCGCCCGCATAGGTTTTGAATTATACGTGCAGGATGGGAAACTCAACTTTCGTCAACCCACACAAAACCAGACTTTATCTCTGAAATGGCTCAAAGACATTCACAGTTTTCGTGTTCGTGTCACCAGTGCGGAACAGGTGAGTTCTGTAGAAGTGCGGGGTTGGGACTACTCTACAAAGAAATCAATTGTATCAACAGCCACAACAGAACAAGTAATTACCAGTACAGATAATGGTAAAGGTAGCCTCAGTAGCAAGAAATTTACCATTCAGCCCAAGATGATAGTTGTAGATCAACCTGTGTTTAGTACAGCTGAAGCGCAAAAAATCGCTCAAGCTTTGTGTAACGAACTGGGGGGAGAATTTGTCTATGCAGACGCGAAAGGAGAAGGTAATCCTTTAATTAGAACAGGAAAAGTCATCAAGCTGACAGAGATGGGGAATTACAGTGGCAGTTATTACGTTACAGAAACTCGTCACCTCTTCCAAAAGCGCAAATATACCACAGAATTTAGTGTGCGGGGATTACGTCCAGGAGACTTATTCGCTACATTAACCCCGCAGCAACACTTGCAACCAGGACAAACTCTGTTAGTGGGAATTGTCAGTAATAATAAAGATCCTAAAGGTTGGGGTAGAGTCAGAGTGAAATTTCCCACCTTGACTGAAGAACATGAAAGTAATTGGGCGAGAGTAGTAAGTGTAGGTGCTGGGCCAGGTAGGGGTTTTGATTGTTTACCAGAAGTTAATGATGAGGTTTTAGTAGCATTTGAACATGGTGATATTCATCGCCCCTATGTAATTGGTGGGGTGTGGAATGGTACAGATGCGCCACCAGAAAGCGTAAATGATACCATTGTCGATGGTAAAGTCCGCCTCCGCACCTTTAAAACTCGTGTTGGACATAAATTACAGTTTGTAGAAGAAGATAAAGGCACTAAAAAAGGCGTTTATTTACAGACAATAGGTGGTCATAATTTTCGTTTAAATGACAGTGATAAATTTGTAGAATTAGAGACAACTGGCGGACATAAATATCGTGCTGATGATAGTGATAAAACAATTAGTTTAAATTCTACTGGTGATATTGCAGTTAAGTCGGGAACTACTGGTACAACAAAGAAAATTAGTGTAAATGGCGGAGAAATAGCCCTAACTGCCACGCAAAAAATTAGCCTCACTGTTGGGGGTACTAGTATAGAATTAACTCCTAGTGGCATTACTATGAGAACCACTGGAACAGTGAGTATACAAGCTGGTAGCTCTATGAGTGTACAATCTGGTGGTTCTTTGAGCGTAACCTCTGGTGCGTCAATTAGTGCTTCTGCGGGTGCGTCAATTAGTGCTTCTGCGGGTGCGTCAGTTAGCATTAATGGCGCAGCCACAGTTGGCATTATGGGCGGTATAGTTAGGCTGAATTGTTAA
- a CDS encoding PAAR domain-containing protein — protein sequence MFPAARLTDLTVTGDPITAPGVPNVLIMGLPAACVGDLVVGPVITGNIVMGSLTVLIGGRPAARITSQVAGVNTVTGIPLTTVVGIGAPTVLIGG from the coding sequence ATGTTTCCAGCCGCACGACTTACTGATTTAACTGTTACCGGTGATCCAATTACTGCACCTGGTGTTCCTAATGTGTTGATTATGGGTTTACCCGCCGCTTGTGTTGGTGATTTGGTGGTGGGGCCTGTGATTACAGGTAATATTGTGATGGGTTCTTTGACTGTATTAATTGGTGGGCGACCAGCTGCTAGAATCACTTCTCAGGTAGCTGGTGTGAATACTGTAACTGGTATACCTTTAACTACTGTTGTAGGGATAGGTGCGCCGACTGTATTGATTGGTGGTTAA
- a CDS encoding WD40 repeat domain-containing protein — translation MEIYVYTAGFDQQYGYCWRRITENNQEEISEPALVSKFKELLETESPSLLLARDYNQLILLVTGIKASQRKDYRGRTIRNSVAWIFPYSEENEQKLQELAALSLRGELDHKIDDAITQDDEYGFKVSFQEIVDIISSLNKRDRINTAESSYMLAYNSPANRDKLATLLETKSLPPQEKNVDVLIVVTGIKAEDTLIKYLVWRGLSNLIQYQSFTEYNPQVTNIVKKNSGGSRKQENNSQTLILIFAGLGLMAIFLWFFFRLFSPIQGLKVEYPPTGAIAAMSLGGQHIVSNTNGNLLVQNLTTTNTSSPPREVKPTIEVSSLAVNSDGTVIIGGANDGQIWLWQYDNAQKQFQGKPFLKKHIGKVLSVAISQDGNTIASSGADGMVFMWNRKGEIIDEKKLK, via the coding sequence ATGGAAATTTATGTTTACACTGCTGGTTTTGATCAACAGTACGGCTATTGTTGGCGAAGAATTACAGAGAATAATCAGGAAGAAATCAGTGAACCAGCATTAGTCAGCAAATTTAAAGAACTCCTAGAAACTGAATCTCCCTCTCTACTTTTAGCGCGTGATTATAACCAGTTAATTTTACTAGTCACGGGTATAAAAGCCAGTCAAAGGAAAGATTATCGTGGTCGGACTATTCGTAATTCCGTGGCTTGGATTTTTCCCTACTCTGAAGAAAATGAGCAGAAGTTACAAGAATTAGCGGCTCTTTCATTAAGAGGAGAATTAGATCATAAAATTGATGATGCCATCACACAAGATGATGAATATGGGTTTAAAGTTTCTTTTCAGGAAATAGTCGATATAATTAGTAGTTTAAATAAAAGAGATAGAATTAACACAGCAGAATCTAGTTATATGTTAGCTTACAATTCCCCAGCTAACAGAGATAAACTAGCAACTCTTTTGGAAACAAAAAGTTTGCCTCCTCAAGAAAAAAATGTAGACGTACTAATAGTAGTTACTGGTATTAAAGCAGAGGATACTTTAATCAAATATTTAGTCTGGCGAGGACTATCGAATTTGATTCAATATCAAAGTTTTACTGAATACAATCCACAAGTTACTAATATAGTTAAAAAAAACTCAGGCGGTTCAAGAAAACAAGAAAATAACAGTCAAACGTTAATTTTAATCTTTGCCGGTTTAGGCCTGATGGCAATATTCTTGTGGTTTTTTTTTAGGCTTTTTTCGCCAATTCAAGGTTTAAAAGTAGAATATCCCCCTACGGGTGCTATAGCTGCTATGAGTTTGGGAGGACAACATATTGTTAGTAATACCAATGGGAATTTACTTGTACAGAATCTGACAACTACAAACACTAGTAGTCCTCCTAGAGAAGTAAAACCAACTATTGAAGTCTCATCTCTTGCCGTCAACTCTGACGGTACAGTTATTATTGGTGGTGCTAATGATGGGCAAATATGGTTATGGCAATATGATAATGCTCAGAAGCAATTTCAAGGTAAACCTTTTCTCAAAAAGCATATTGGCAAAGTTTTATCAGTAGCCATTAGTCAAGATGGTAATACTATTGCTAGTAGCGGTGCTGATGGAATGGTGTTTATGTGGAATAGAAAAGGAGAAATTATAGATGAGAAAAAATTAAAATAA
- a CDS encoding alpha/beta fold hydrolase: MSITENKITVDSLEWFYRESAPIGQTDLLPVVLLHGIPSQSYSWRNILPGLAGQGTRAIAPDWIGSGFSAKPEKQEFPYTPDAYIKALSGFIDALELERFSLVVQGFLGSVGLQYALRNPEKIANIAILNTPISLDAKLPWKLQQMGWPFVGDMMTQDPLLVDRTLEGGSRYRIGDADLDVYRKPYLKTSAVGRALLTTIRNLQLPTAMSEITSGFQQWQQPILIQWGMIDPWLPIEIAESFAKSVPDAEVIKLNNVGHYPQEHYHEVILQDLLPFVRRTK; the protein is encoded by the coding sequence GTGTCGATAACAGAAAATAAAATAACAGTAGATTCTTTAGAGTGGTTTTATCGAGAATCTGCGCCAATTGGTCAAACTGATTTATTGCCTGTAGTCTTATTACATGGAATCCCATCACAAAGTTACAGTTGGCGTAATATTTTACCAGGATTAGCCGGACAAGGTACAAGAGCGATCGCACCAGATTGGATTGGTTCTGGATTTTCTGCCAAGCCGGAAAAACAAGAGTTTCCCTACACTCCTGATGCTTACATCAAGGCTTTATCAGGGTTTATTGACGCATTAGAACTAGAACGTTTTTCGCTAGTTGTGCAAGGTTTTTTAGGTTCTGTCGGTCTGCAATATGCTTTAAGAAATCCCGAAAAAATTGCTAACATTGCTATTTTAAATACACCTATTTCTCTGGATGCAAAATTACCCTGGAAACTGCAACAGATGGGTTGGCCTTTTGTGGGTGATATGATGACTCAAGACCCTTTGTTAGTTGACCGCACCTTAGAAGGTGGGAGTCGCTATCGCATTGGAGATGCAGATTTAGATGTGTACCGCAAACCCTATTTAAAAACTTCCGCCGTGGGACGCGCGCTATTAACCACGATTCGTAATCTGCAACTACCAACCGCCATGAGCGAGATTACCTCTGGTTTTCAACAATGGCAACAACCAATTTTAATTCAATGGGGGATGATTGACCCTTGGCTACCGATAGAGATAGCCGAAAGTTTTGCTAAGTCTGTACCTGATGCGGAAGTAATTAAACTCAATAACGTCGGTCACTATCCGCAAGAACACTATCATGAGGTAATTTTACAAGACTTATTACCCTTCGTGCGCCGGACTAAGTAA
- a CDS encoding ATP-grasp domain-containing protein, protein MPRVNPENLDLIFLEETVWVLVGEVDLPSYDFSLSQFFACRRPWLRPEPIAAIGRFGAATNYDEIYHQLAADEIFLIHSPEQHLLASELPRWYPLLEGLTPKSLWFSEPPDIAIVEQAIGLPLFLKGSRQTSRHQAALSIIRSAEDYYRAIQIYQEDPILRWQDLVCREFVQLRPVPSEPTAKIPASFEFRSFWWRGQCVGAGQYWSTSYHWNSDEERAALAIAQAAAMRLNLPFVVIDVAQTITGEWIVIECNDAQESGYTAISPFALWQNLINEERKFSELHRDV, encoded by the coding sequence ATGCCGCGTGTTAATCCAGAAAACCTTGATCTCATCTTCTTGGAAGAAACTGTTTGGGTTTTAGTTGGGGAGGTTGATTTACCAAGTTATGATTTTTCCCTTTCCCAGTTCTTTGCTTGTCGTCGTCCTTGGCTTCGACCTGAGCCAATTGCAGCGATCGGGCGATTTGGAGCAGCGACCAATTATGATGAGATTTATCACCAACTGGCAGCAGACGAAATCTTTCTGATTCACTCACCAGAACAGCATCTTCTTGCCAGCGAGTTGCCGCGTTGGTATCCTTTGCTAGAAGGGTTAACACCCAAGAGCCTTTGGTTTTCAGAGCCTCCTGATATCGCTATTGTTGAACAAGCGATTGGGCTACCGCTATTTCTCAAAGGTAGTCGTCAAACCAGTCGTCATCAAGCAGCACTTTCAATCATTCGTTCGGCTGAAGATTACTATCGAGCAATTCAGATTTACCAGGAAGACCCCATTTTGCGGTGGCAAGACCTCGTTTGTCGTGAGTTTGTCCAACTACGCCCCGTTCCATCAGAACCAACTGCAAAAATTCCTGCATCTTTTGAGTTTCGCTCGTTCTGGTGGCGAGGTCAGTGTGTGGGTGCAGGGCAATACTGGTCAACCTCATATCATTGGAACTCGGATGAGGAGAGAGCCGCCTTAGCGATCGCTCAAGCAGCAGCAATGCGGCTCAACTTACCATTTGTTGTAATTGACGTTGCCCAAACTATTACCGGAGAGTGGATTGTGATTGAATGCAATGATGCCCAAGAAAGCGGATATACTGCTATTTCTCCTTTTGCCCTGTGGCAAAATCTGATTAATGAGGAGCGAAAATTTTCAGAGTTGCACCGTGATGTATAG
- a CDS encoding class I SAM-dependent methyltransferase family protein translates to MPNDWYEWHDLYNTEPKLQQRLEIVREYIAYSLNASPDGAIQIVSVCAGDGRDLLGTLQNHPRAKDVSARLVEINSNLVERGQATIESLGLTKQIELINGDATLATNYVGAVPADIVIVCGVFGNLADEGELNRLLDNLSFLSKPGAFVIWTRGHSNGFPYSDNVRKILSASGFEEVQFKLTATGDMGVGLHRYVGENLPQPKEQQLFVFSGVPSKAR, encoded by the coding sequence ATGCCGAACGATTGGTATGAATGGCACGACCTCTATAACACTGAGCCAAAGTTGCAGCAGCGTCTAGAAATCGTGCGGGAATATATTGCTTATAGCTTGAATGCTTCCCCAGATGGAGCTATTCAGATAGTGAGTGTTTGCGCCGGTGATGGACGAGATTTACTAGGAACTTTACAAAATCACCCCCGCGCGAAGGATGTTTCTGCACGACTAGTTGAAATAAATTCAAATCTAGTTGAACGTGGACAAGCAACTATAGAATCTTTGGGTTTAACCAAGCAAATTGAGTTGATCAATGGTGATGCAACTCTTGCTACTAACTATGTAGGTGCAGTACCCGCAGATATCGTAATTGTGTGCGGCGTTTTCGGCAATCTGGCTGATGAAGGCGAACTCAATCGTTTACTAGATAACCTCAGTTTTCTCAGTAAACCAGGTGCGTTTGTCATCTGGACTCGCGGACACTCTAACGGTTTTCCCTACTCTGACAATGTACGGAAAATTTTGTCTGCATCTGGATTTGAAGAAGTTCAGTTTAAGCTAACTGCTACAGGAGATATGGGAGTAGGTCTTCATCGATACGTTGGTGAAAATTTACCTCAACCCAAAGAACAACAGTTATTTGTGTTTTCCGGCGTTCCTAGTAAAGCGAGGTAA
- a CDS encoding glutathione S-transferase family protein yields the protein MSIQNTISSWDELLQTARNHTSARRVKRPGQSPSTAPIPSSFDKLPPNTEPPVLLYRDTNSWCPFCERVWFALEEKEIPFATEFIDLSNKPKWYTDLVPTTLVPAAKIEGNLVYESKDILLALEARFPSPALLPENPEENAIARRLVEESETNGFRNLAYKFLREAPIDAEELAKLQAEFEAKLDELEQALSEYPGPYFVSTFSLVDIMYSPHLDRLAANLPVYRGYHLKGNPRFPRINAWFDALNQRPAYHRVKSDNITNNLLLRRRWGVEPIGNPLPLDAVDSQKIQYRAEAAERLSDNREVAIADIIKNSGVQALAADGDFTTVKESVDFHLRQLADYLIHSNGETLPGGRTGGKNSIVDPIFAAVGAITFAYLRNRICAPRDMSAGAATAFRAAIDKLLASVY from the coding sequence ATGTCTATTCAAAACACAATATCGAGTTGGGATGAACTTCTACAGACAGCTAGAAACCATACCTCTGCACGTCGAGTAAAAAGGCCAGGACAATCTCCTTCTACTGCACCCATACCTAGCAGTTTCGATAAACTTCCGCCAAATACAGAACCCCCAGTCCTGCTTTACCGAGATACTAATTCTTGGTGTCCTTTCTGTGAGCGAGTTTGGTTTGCGCTGGAAGAAAAGGAAATTCCTTTTGCTACAGAGTTTATTGATTTAAGTAATAAACCCAAATGGTACACTGACCTAGTTCCTACTACCCTTGTACCGGCTGCTAAAATTGAGGGAAATTTAGTATACGAATCTAAAGATATTCTCCTAGCTCTAGAAGCAAGGTTTCCCAGTCCTGCATTATTACCGGAAAATCCAGAGGAAAATGCTATTGCTAGGCGTTTGGTTGAAGAATCAGAAACCAATGGTTTTCGGAATCTCGCTTATAAATTCTTGAGAGAAGCACCTATAGATGCTGAAGAGCTAGCAAAATTACAAGCAGAATTTGAAGCTAAATTAGATGAACTTGAGCAAGCTTTATCTGAATATCCCGGCCCCTACTTTGTGAGTACCTTTAGCTTAGTAGATATTATGTATAGTCCCCATCTAGATAGATTGGCGGCTAATTTACCTGTGTATCGGGGATATCATCTCAAAGGAAATCCGCGCTTTCCTCGAATTAATGCTTGGTTTGACGCATTAAATCAACGTCCGGCTTATCATCGGGTGAAGTCGGATAATATTACCAACAATTTGCTGTTACGTCGTCGCTGGGGTGTGGAACCAATTGGAAATCCATTACCATTGGATGCAGTAGATAGCCAAAAAATTCAATATCGTGCCGAAGCTGCCGAAAGATTGAGCGATAATCGAGAAGTTGCGATCGCAGATATTATCAAAAATTCTGGAGTCCAAGCTTTAGCCGCAGATGGTGACTTTACCACAGTTAAAGAATCGGTTGATTTTCATCTCCGCCAACTAGCTGATTATCTCATTCATAGCAATGGCGAAACTTTACCGGGTGGTCGGACGGGTGGTAAAAATAGCATTGTTGATCCTATCTTCGCTGCTGTGGGGGCGATTACATTCGCATATCTGAGAAATCGCATCTGCGCGCCTCGTGATATGAGTGCTGGTGCAGCAACAGCGTTTCGAGCAGCGATAGATAAGTTATTGGCTTCTGTTTATTAA